A section of the Clostridium omnivorum genome encodes:
- a CDS encoding YggS family pyridoxal phosphate-dependent enzyme yields MAIVDNVVSVQKNIPSNVTLIAVSKTKSIEEMKEVYSTGIRDFGENKVQELTFKIGEFYDDVRWHFIGHLQRNKVKYIVGKVSLIHTLDSLRLLEEIEKQYKASGLTAEVLIEINIGREESKSGIYIEQIDEIIEACEKCSNVKVKGLMAIIPKGNEAECREYFSRMKQLWDKLGQRNYENIEMKYLSMGMTGDYEIAISEGSNMVRVGEGIFGKRIYLNKQKEE; encoded by the coding sequence TTGGCAATTGTAGACAATGTAGTTAGTGTACAAAAGAATATACCTTCAAATGTTACACTTATAGCGGTGTCTAAAACTAAGAGCATTGAAGAAATGAAGGAAGTCTACAGCACTGGTATAAGAGATTTTGGAGAAAATAAGGTACAAGAACTTACTTTTAAGATAGGTGAGTTTTATGATGATGTAAGATGGCATTTCATTGGACACTTACAACGAAATAAAGTAAAATATATTGTAGGAAAAGTTTCACTAATTCATACCCTTGATAGTTTAAGACTGCTTGAAGAAATTGAAAAGCAATATAAAGCTAGTGGGCTTACTGCAGAAGTTTTAATTGAGATAAATATTGGGAGAGAAGAAAGCAAATCTGGAATTTATATTGAACAAATCGATGAAATTATTGAAGCTTGTGAAAAGTGCAGTAATGTTAAAGTCAAAGGTCTTATGGCAATAATTCCTAAGGGTAATGAAGCAGAATGCAGAGAATATTTTAGCAGAATGAAGCAGCTTTGGGATAAACTTGGACAAAGGAACTATGAAAACATAGAAATGAAATATTTGTCTATGGGTATGACTGGGGATTATGAAATTGCCATATCTGAAGGTTCCAATATGGTCAGAGTTGGAGAAGGCATTTTTGGAAAAAGAATATATTTGAATAAACAAAAGGAGGAATAA
- a CDS encoding cell division protein SepF: protein MCAKMINKMMGFLGLEDDVEYEENDEFEEVEEKEESAEVESMFTSRKSNQNKVVNIHTATSAKVVIVKPRDYEEATNICDNLKNRKIVVVNISLLEAKVAQRLLDFISGASYALGGELQEVEKGVYILSPSNVEVTNDLKSELTSKGILSWTK, encoded by the coding sequence ATGTGTGCTAAAATGATAAATAAGATGATGGGTTTTTTAGGACTTGAAGATGATGTAGAATATGAGGAAAATGATGAATTTGAAGAAGTAGAAGAAAAGGAAGAGTCTGCAGAAGTTGAATCAATGTTTACATCAAGAAAATCAAATCAAAATAAAGTAGTCAATATACATACAGCAACATCTGCAAAAGTAGTAATTGTAAAACCAAGAGATTATGAAGAAGCTACTAATATTTGTGATAATTTAAAAAATAGAAAAATAGTAGTTGTTAATATTAGCTTATTAGAAGCTAAAGTGGCACAAAGATTATTAGATTTTATTAGCGGAGCATCCTATGCATTAGGTGGAGAGCTTCAAGAGGTGGAAAAGGGAGTATATATTCTATCACCATCCAATGTTGAAGTTACAAATGATTTGAAAAGTGAACTTACAAGCAAAGGAATATTAAGCTGGACGAAATAA
- a CDS encoding YggT family protein: MINTIAYAVNLLFRFLEMAIFIDVILSWVYRGSGNTFTNLIHVFTDPFMAPARKLQEKIAPGLMLDFSPIVALFILDILRSIIFAILGMF, from the coding sequence ATGATTAATACTATAGCTTATGCAGTTAACTTATTATTTAGATTTCTAGAAATGGCTATTTTTATTGACGTAATTCTATCTTGGGTTTATAGGGGCAGTGGCAATACCTTTACTAATTTAATTCATGTGTTTACAGACCCTTTTATGGCTCCAGCGAGAAAATTACAAGAAAAAATTGCACCAGGATTAATGTTGGACTTCTCACCGATTGTTGCGTTGTTTATACTGGACATTTTAAGATCTATAATCTTTGCAATACTAGGGATGTTTTAG
- a CDS encoding RNA-binding protein: MDKKQFINSINVEDKTVLSSIYDKMNLCEKVGKTVYGNEFYPPIIWNQISDLSREFDFNVYSFGIFEEAERRILVFSNSEVYDYPVKLIKINYNSKFSKLGHRDFLGALMSLGIKREKFGDMIVKDDSCYIAAFIDICDIVKNSLVSIGKCSCKVEILDFNISDIPKVEFQEVAINTNSLRLDCICAAICNISRSKADEIIASGKALVNYNEVKEKDKHIEPQSIITFRGYGKYKLDKIIGETQRGRIKVVIKKYI, encoded by the coding sequence ATGGATAAAAAACAGTTCATTAATAGTATAAATGTAGAAGACAAGACAGTGTTATCATCTATATATGATAAAATGAACTTATGTGAGAAGGTCGGTAAAACAGTATACGGAAATGAGTTTTATCCTCCAATTATATGGAATCAAATTAGTGATTTAAGTAGAGAATTTGACTTTAATGTGTATAGCTTTGGTATATTTGAGGAAGCTGAAAGAAGAATTTTAGTTTTTTCAAATTCTGAAGTATATGATTACCCTGTGAAATTAATTAAAATAAATTATAATTCTAAATTTTCAAAGCTTGGACATAGGGATTTTTTAGGGGCACTGATGTCTTTGGGTATAAAGCGTGAAAAGTTTGGTGATATGATTGTCAAGGATGACAGCTGTTATATAGCTGCTTTTATCGATATTTGTGATATTGTAAAGAATAGTTTAGTTTCAATAGGAAAATGTTCTTGCAAAGTAGAAATATTAGATTTCAACATTAGTGACATTCCTAAAGTTGAGTTCCAAGAAGTTGCAATAAATACAAACTCGTTAAGACTAGATTGCATTTGTGCTGCCATATGTAATATTTCGAGAAGCAAAGCAGATGAAATTATTGCATCTGGAAAGGCATTAGTTAATTACAACGAGGTAAAAGAAAAGGATAAGCATATTGAGCCCCAGTCAATTATCACTTTTAGAGGTTATGGAAAATACAAGCTTGACAAGATAATTGGCGAAACTCAAAGAGGAAGAATAAAGGTTGTTATAAAAAAATATATTTGA
- a CDS encoding DivIVA domain-containing protein, whose translation MRITSMDITNKEFKKGMRGYNADEVDEFLDKIAEDYEALYKENSSLKEKITTVNEKVEHYAKMETTIQNTLLLAQNAAEQSRAAAQKEADIIIKNANDSAQRILDKAQNDVMKINEDYEKVKQEFIKFRSKFRNFITTQVDMFNTLEREFIKNYNVGNTIEDDVKEKDIEIPEDFLSRDHEANKENKEFSLNSFKDEDFNNDNLDEIKNFFVKGE comes from the coding sequence ATGAGAATAACATCAATGGATATTACTAATAAAGAGTTTAAAAAAGGAATGAGAGGCTACAATGCCGATGAAGTTGATGAATTTTTAGATAAAATAGCTGAAGATTATGAAGCTTTATATAAGGAGAATTCATCTCTAAAGGAAAAAATAACAACTGTTAATGAAAAAGTTGAACATTATGCTAAGATGGAAACAACAATACAAAATACTCTTTTGCTTGCTCAAAATGCTGCAGAACAATCAAGAGCAGCTGCACAAAAGGAAGCGGATATAATAATTAAAAATGCAAATGATTCTGCTCAAAGAATATTAGACAAAGCTCAAAATGACGTAATGAAAATTAATGAGGATTATGAAAAAGTAAAGCAGGAATTTATAAAGTTTAGATCTAAATTTAGAAATTTTATAACTACTCAAGTAGATATGTTTAATACTTTAGAAAGAGAATTTATAAAGAATTATAACGTAGGAAATACTATCGAAGATGATGTAAAAGAAAAAGATATAGAAATACCTGAAGATTTCTTAAGCAGAGATCATGAAGCAAATAAAGAAAACAAAGAATTTAGTTTAAATAGTTTTAAAGATGAAGACTTTAACAATGATAATTTAGATGAAATTAAAAACTTTTTTGTAAAAGGTGAATAA
- a CDS encoding 5'-methylthioadenosine/adenosylhomocysteine nucleosidase yields MIIGIIGAMDEEIEILVKEMELEGRIVKANMTFNKGVLWEQNVIIVRSGIGKVNAAVCTQILADDFKVDRVINVGIAGGIGQDILPGDVVIADNLLQHDMDTSAFGDRLGQIPRLDTYDFKCEPALIELANKANDETLKHKISVGRIVTGDQFIADIDKIKWLQKEFDAIACEMEGASIAQVCYLNNIPFVVIRSISDNANNGAHMDYEKFKYIAVENSTRIIETMLKNM; encoded by the coding sequence ATGATAATTGGAATAATTGGAGCCATGGATGAGGAGATAGAAATATTAGTTAAGGAGATGGAACTTGAAGGAAGGATAGTTAAGGCAAATATGACCTTTAACAAAGGCGTTTTATGGGAGCAAAATGTAATAATTGTAAGAAGCGGTATAGGTAAAGTAAATGCAGCGGTATGTACACAAATTTTAGCTGATGATTTTAAAGTGGATAGAGTAATTAATGTAGGGATAGCAGGGGGAATTGGGCAGGATATATTACCTGGTGATGTAGTTATTGCTGATAATTTGCTTCAGCATGATATGGATACTTCAGCTTTTGGAGATAGATTAGGTCAAATACCTAGATTAGATACCTATGATTTTAAATGTGAGCCTGCTTTAATAGAACTTGCTAATAAAGCAAATGATGAAACGCTGAAGCATAAAATATCTGTTGGCAGAATAGTTACAGGCGACCAATTTATAGCTGACATTGATAAAATTAAGTGGCTTCAAAAAGAATTTGATGCCATAGCATGTGAAATGGAAGGTGCCAGTATAGCACAAGTCTGCTATTTAAATAATATACCTTTTGTTGTTATAAGATCTATTTCAGACAATGCAAACAATGGAGCACATATGGACTACGAAAAATTTAAGTATATAGCTGTTGAAAATTCAACTAGAATTATTGAAACAATGTTAAAGAATATGTAG